Sequence from the Gadus chalcogrammus isolate NIFS_2021 chromosome 21, NIFS_Gcha_1.0, whole genome shotgun sequence genome:
AACCGTTTTCTTCAACTGCTGCAAGTTCtgggaaacaacaacaaagttgACAATAACAAATTTACTTGAATGGCTGACACTGCACTCACGTCTCATTTCCTTCAGTGTCTCATTACCTGTTTCTAGTTCCTGGATGCAGTCGTCCAAACTTTTCAGCATCCCGTCTGCTTCCTCCGTCTTCCCTCGCAACCTCTGCCGTTCCTCCtaagaaaaaagaaagtaacaaatacatttcaacctTTAGGTTCTGTTTGTGAGAATGAAGTAAAAAGGGCCACATAGGATAGAAACAGATGAATGGCCTGCCCTTACCAGATTAGCCTGTAGGAGATTTGAATATAGAGCCTCTTTCATTTCATGCGACTGAGCCTTGCTTCTTTTCCGGAAAAAGTAAATTCTCTCCTTCATCTTCGAACCAAATATTTTCAGCTGTGGATGAAAAAATACACATTAGATTCCCACCATAATTATTAAATGACTTGAACGTgaaatacatacatttccttATTCTCACTTTAACTACACACCTGCCTGTCGAACACTTCTGATCTATAACCATGCTGCACTTACCATCCCATTTGAACCGACCGGTGTACAGGAGTAATAATAAGTAATACTATACTAAAGACCTGGCCACATTGTTATCGTCCAAGTTAACTTTGCTTCAGCTGCCTTGAATTCTAGATACTTTCATAACAATTTTGCTCCTATGATAAGTTGTTAATTAGTAGAAGAGAGAACTATAAAGCAATTACTTCATcctctgaaaaacatttcaaCTCTTCCCAAAGAGGTTGGTTGACAGTGTGTAAAAGTCTTGCTTGGTCCTTCATTTGAGCCTTTAACCTGGGCAGAGAAAACATAAAACGTATATGAGAATGCAGACACTGGTTTTCCTTTGAGCTCGGTAGCAAAGTGCAGGATTAAACCCACCTCTCAACCTTCTCTGCAAGGTTCTTGTGCTCAGCCTCATAAACCATCTGCTTGGGATGGTGAATGTGCCGGTTCTTAAGCAGGTTCTCTGGCGTGTGGCCCAGATGGGATGCAAGCTGCATATGAGTGGGTCAGAAGTTACGTTTCGTTAATAGCTGTTAGCATATTAATCTGGATCATTATCCGATGGGGAGAATTAGTTTTACCTTGCCCGGAAGGATGCTCTGTCGAGGATTGTGAATGACAAAATCGATGTTTAGGAGTTGAAAGAACTCAGATACCGTTATGCTTTCATCCTCAACGTTCTACAATTGAAGGAGAGAATAATTAAACAATTAACTACTGAAAGAATAAATGGCTTTACTTTTTTTCTGTAGGTTGTAGCTATAccttctggaaatcattggtaTAGTCCATATGGCCTTCAAGCTGGGATTCAAACAAGCTTTGTTTGAGAgctgaaaaatatataaaactgACTCAGACACAAAATCCAAAAGGATGAAATATTAAGTGTGAGAGCGACAAGGCTAACCAGACAGTCAATTAGAATCACTTTAGTGTAAGAACTTACTTGATTCAAATGTTGTTTCAGATCTGAGCTGGGATGTGCTACGCTTAGATACATCTTTAGCCTTGGCCATGACTGCTGGAGTCAAAGGAAATGTGCCAATACACTTTCCTTTCTCTGGGGACTGGTTCGAATGGGGAAACAACATAACGATAAGGATGTATAGGTCAATAAGGCCCattacaaaacacaaatatatgcAAACTATTTTACTTCACCTACCGTTTCTATGTTGCTTTCCGAAGAGATCCTCCTCCTTTTTTCTGCCGCCATCATGTCTTTGCCATCTACTGGTGAAGTTTTCTCGCACTGGGAGTCACTTGGATGACCAGGCGACAGTTCCCATACTACTTCCTCTGACGTACCTTGCAAGTGTCGCCCATGAAGTGAACTACCATCTTCATTGGTGGATTGTGGATTCTCGTTGACCATAGACGTATCCTCTTCACTGCTGATGTTAGGAAGAACTTCATCGACAATGTTGTCCCTCATGCCGCTGCTCAGCTGATGTGTGTCTACTTCGTAATCGTGTTCTCTCCCAGGCGACCTGCAACTTCTGCGTGGGCGTTTGGGCAAAAGGTTTCCCATTGACAGTCTGGATGAGAGGCTTCTTCTATTCAACTTCAGAGGAGCAGTTACACAGGGTTGTTGCTCTTCAGCGGACTGTTCTGGTTGTGTATAGTCTGCATTGTCTGTCGTCTGTGTTTCAGGATTATGTTGTAGGGCAGTCAAGTGGGTTTTATCAGAGATTCCGTCTGAGGCCGATTTGGGTTGAGACAAGGTTGCATCGCAAACGTCTACAGCAATCCTCTCTGTGGGTTCATCGACCAGGCGGCTCATGCGCCTTATTTTAAATCGTAGATCCGCCAAACTCAATCGTCTAGACTTGGTAGAAGAGGTATCATCAACTCCATCAACTGCAGCTGTAATGCATGGGGCGCTTTCTAATCCACATGACAAAGAACAGTTTTCTTGGCTGGAGTCAGAACCATTGTTCTTTTGCATTGTCGCTGATTCAGGTGATGCACTAAATGCATTAGCATTCCCAGGGCTATTCTTATTCACTGAAATTGGTATAGATTTCACATCATTTTGTGATGCATCCAATTGATCGTTGAGGTCAGACACTCTGGTGACTTTGCCATCTAATGAAAACATTGATCTAGAAAAGGTAGAGGTAAAGTTAGGAATAGTTCCAGCAGTCAATCCATGTAATCTGTTCTTAAAATGGTCACCAAGGTTTTCTCGACTTCCAGAGTGATTGGGAGACCAGCCTTCAGGTGGTCCAGTCACCTTTGAGTCGTTTTGAGAGGAATCATCTGGACAATGGACATCCTTTGATTGAATCGAAACACTTTGTCCCACTTTGTGCAGCATAGAATTGTCCTTGGGCAAACTTGGCTTAGAAAAGTTGGCTAGGGGTTTTTCAAATTCCAGATCAAAATGGCGCACTGACGAGGAAGAGATTGTAGGCAAAGTACATGGCTCAGCTTTCTTCCTGTCCATGGACATAAAGAAATCGATGTTCGCACAGGTAGGGAGCATCACACCATCTTGATAGGGCGAATCTGAATCGTTGGTAATCATAACAGTTTGACTGTGTGTAACATCTATGTCGGCATCATCGGCAGAAAACATCATCGTCTTCTCTCCATAGAGATCTTCTGCATCATGGCTGACCATAGATACCTCCTGGTGGGAGAATACAAATTCGAATCCATGTTATACATGGATATTGTTCATACTCATTAGTAGGGTAATGATGATAATTACACCGCAAAGAAGCTGATCAATTTAAACCTCACCTTTCTTTGTTTGGAAATTTGCAAAGGAGCGTACAACAAGTTCTCCATGTCTAAAGGACCACATTATCAGCACTGTTTCAAAGATGTATTAATAATTCCAAGTAAAAGCTATTTCATTCAATTTGGCTACCTACCAGCGATTGGTTGTTTCCCCTTTTCAATGACACCTATAGGGTTTCTTTAAATGGATAACatgggagaaacacaaaaatgttaGAATGGTTTTGGTAGCAGACATTATTTGAGATGTACTTTGGAAGTCCACTTACCTGTTGTCAGGATTAATTGCGGCTATGAAAAGAAGATGGGCGAAATTAAGGAATCATTTCAATTAAGATCTAACAGCCCATCATGGTctaaaatgttatttatatatatattctgaaaAAGGAGAGCTAACAGAGGGCctcaatcaaattatcaatcagaAATGTATCTGCGTTAACAGAccaaaaagaacacacacaacggTGTAACGGTTCCTTTAACGCAATTGATATCACAATTTTCAAATCGGCAcactatatctatgtatatatatatatatatatatagttgatTTAAACCCAAGGTAGGTCCGATAATAAATGTATGTAAATTTTGTTATTCTATTTTCTTTTACTGATTTAAACCTAGGGTAGGCTCATAATGGCATCAAATGCTTTGTTCCTTGTCCGTGCCCTAGCATGAATTTCGCCCCAACAAGAAAGAGTTTACGTGATAAAGTGAGTTAATTGTCCAGTAACATATGCTGTCCATGCAGTTGGTACATTTGTGATGGATAAGTCGGTTATGTTTCACCGGCATCCAGTGTCCCAGtgtccccctcttcccccccccacaaacacacacacaccattattaCTTACCACTTAGATCTTGTAGAGGTTTTCGGACCGGTGAGCCGTTTCTATTTTCCCCAAAAAATAAGATAGCAATTAAATGTGAAACAGCACTGTGATGAACAAAATATTTTTGTCAAGGCTAATGTATCTTACTTTGAAAATAGCAGAACATCAGTTGCAGGAGCAAAACTGACCCTTCTCGAATTCCTCTTTTCCACAGGCATGGCAACttcaaccttttttaaataattaagATGAAACATAAAGAGTACaatacggaagaggattagggccaaacataagaaaaaaaaatagttcttactttaatctcagaattctgactttaaagtcagaattctgactttaatctcagaattctgattaTAATGCCAGAATTCTcagaggttggtccttacaggtaCCCATAGttctgagtttaaagtcagaattctgagtttaaagtcagaattcagagattaaagtcagaattctgacttttttctcagaattctgagaataaagtcggTTGGCATTTCAGATACACAAGTGATTACCTGAGATTCCACAAGCTCTGGGTCAGCAAAATCGACAGATGTCCGTGGCGCTTTTAAAATCTTACAAAAGATTAAAACAAACCATTGGTCATCAAATATTTATACCATGCACATTATATTTACAAAGACCatgttgtattattattattattattattaataataatattaataataataacagggGGAAAAGGGTTGATTTTAAATCTGTTTCACTAACCGAAACGCTGCGCCTGGACCCTGCAACATTTGACCTGCAACATAAATTATAAAACAGATGTAATATCAGTGTACTATTGATGACTACAATTGGACTCTTTATGTCATAGTTTGAGTCTTGTAGTTTAGTTTAAACCAAAAGCTTAATGATGAAGGGAATTCAATCCATAAAAACGAATTGTTTGTGACAATGTAAAAATTATCCCCTTTAACCTCAGTAGTCATTTTTTTATCAAGTGTACAAGTCACTCACTTATTCATTAGAGGGTCAGGTGAATCCATCTACAATTGGAATAAAAACAAATCATAGTTACAGAAAAAACATTAGCAATACCACTATTGCATTCTGAAACATAGATCATGTTATTGATTTGATAGCCATTACATAATAAGATCACCCACCAGTCACCCCTCATGCATGGAAGGTGACAGAACTACAATTAAACATTGAACCACTCAtttgagaaaataaaaatagttaTACTGTAAAGCTAGATCGAGAAGGGTCATTGAATCAGGTTAAGTCGGCTATAATTTAAGAGGTAACGTTAATGCAAACTAAACGTGGCCAACTTGCCAGTTTGTTTCACCTCCATAACCTGTTTATACTGACAATTCAGTTTagaatatgtatgtatgtatgtatgtatgtatgtatgtatgtatgtatgtatgtatgtatgtatgtatgtatgtatgtatgtatgtatgtatgtatgtatgtatgtatgtatgtatgtatgtatgtatgtatgtatgtatgtatgtatgtat
This genomic interval carries:
- the LOC130374455 gene encoding kinetochore scaffold 1-like isoform X1, which produces MDSPDPLMNKSNVAGSRRSVSILKAPRTSVDFADPELVESQVEVAMPVEKRNSRRVSFAPATDVLLFSKNGSPVRKPLQDLSAAINPDRNPIGVIEKGKQPIADMENLLYAPLQISKQRKEVSMVSHDAEDLYGEKTMMFSADDADIDVTHSQTVMITNDSDSPYQDGVMLPTCANIDFFMSMDRKKAEPCTLPTISSSSVRHFDLEFEKPLANFSKPSLPKDNSMLHKVGQSVSIQSKDVHCPDDSSQNDSKVTGPPEGWSPNHSGSRENLGDHFKNRLHGLTAGTIPNFTSTFSRSMFSLDGKVTRVSDLNDQLDASQNDVKSIPISVNKNSPGNANAFSASPESATMQKNNGSDSSQENCSLSCGLESAPCITAAVDGVDDTSSTKSRRLSLADLRFKIRRMSRLVDEPTERIAVDVCDATLSQPKSASDGISDKTHLTALQHNPETQTTDNADYTQPEQSAEEQQPCVTAPLKLNRRSLSSRLSMGNLLPKRPRRSCRSPGREHDYEVDTHQLSSGMRDNIVDEVLPNISSEEDTSMVNENPQSTNEDGSSLHGRHLQGTSEEVVWELSPGHPSDSQCEKTSPVDGKDMMAAEKRRRISSESNIETSPEKGKCIGTFPLTPAVMAKAKDVSKRSTSQLRSETTFESTLKQSLFESQLEGHMDYTNDFQKNVEDESITVSEFFQLLNIDFVIHNPRQSILPGKLASHLGHTPENLLKNRHIHHPKQMVYEAEHKNLAEKVERLKAQMKDQARLLHTVNQPLWEELKCFSEDELKIFGSKMKERIYFFRKRSKAQSHEMKEALYSNLLQANLEERQRLRGKTEEADGMLKSLDDCIQELETELAAVEENGSGDGKLTLKSGQLGLEKVRIEIAEKERQMCEMEMQKKCNVDQVKRLQVEIQDLNGHFSLLHRLNEWKLAERRAVYSFLYGSLLLEVVFDTGADQKVFSLSGEGRDERNILDINFKLELDEEKSECHARLVHTLVSDFISGQSHWVGKYLSSRCVPKLLHDVALVVSRLRLLGEEVRLLRTWGSLKFNISDIRCVGKRVHIVFSSLEAMAEFELSLAVTTAYPCSPLQLQDFKNHIGLTSVCRLEEIVSSVSPDKNYLTRIVKAIHAAVHS
- the LOC130374455 gene encoding kinetochore scaffold 1-like isoform X5, translated to MDSPDPLMNKSNVAGSRRSVSILKAPRTSVDFADPELVESQVEVAMPVEKRNSRRVSFAPATDVLLFSKNGSPVRKPLQDLSAAINPDNRNPIGVIEKGKQPIADMENLLYAPLQISKQRKEVSMVSHDAEDLYGEKTMMFSADDADIDVTHSQTVMITNDSDSPYQDGVMLPTCANIDFFMSMDRKKAEPCTLPTISSSSVRHFDLEFEKPLANFSKPSLPKDNSMLHKVGQSVSIQSKDVHCPDDSSQNDSKVTGPPEGWSPNHSGSRENLGDHFKNRLHGLTAGTIPNFTSTFSRSMFSLDGKVTRVSDLNDQLDASQNDVKSIPISVNKNSPGNANAFSASPESATMQKNNGSDSSQENCSLSCGLESAPCITAAVDGVDDTSSTKSRRLSLADLRFKIRRMSRLVDEPTERIAVDVCDATLSQPKSASDGISDKTHLTALQHNPETQTTDNADYTQPEQSAEEQQPCVTAPLKLNRRSLSSRLSMGNLLPKRPRRSCRSPGREHDYEVDTHQLSSGMRDNIVDEVLPNISSEEDTSMVNENPQSTNEDGSSLHGRHLQGTSEEVVWELSPGHPSDSQCEKTSPVDGKDMMAAEKRRRISSESNIETSPEKGKCIGTFPLTPAVMAKAKDVSKRSTSQLRSETTFESTLKQSLFESQLEGHMDYTNDFQKNVEDESITVSEFFQLLNIDFVIHNPRQSILPGKLASHLGHTPENLLKNRHIHHPKQMVYEAEHKNLAEKVERLKAQMKDQARLLHTVNQPLWEELKCFSEDELKIFGSKMKERIYFFRKRSKAQSHEMKEALYSNLLQANLEERQRLRGKTEEADGMLKSLDDCIQELETELAAVEENGSGDGKLTLKSGQLGLEKVRIEIAEKERQMCEMEMQKKCNVDQVKRLQVEIQDLNGHFSLLHRLNEWKLAERRAVYSFLYGSLLLEVVFDTGAGEGRDERNILDINFKLELDEEKSECHARLVHTLVSDFISGQSHWVGKYLSSRCVPKLLHDVALVVSRLRLLGEEVRLLRTWGSLKFNISDIRCVGKRVHIVFSSLEAMAEFELSLAVTTAYPCSPLQLQDFKNHIGLTSVCRLEEIVSSVSPDKNYLTRIVKAIHAAVHS
- the LOC130374455 gene encoding kinetochore scaffold 1-like isoform X4, translated to MDSPDPLMNKSNVAGSRRSVSILKAPRTSVDFADPELVESQVEVAMPVEKRNSRRVSFAPATDVLLFSKNGSPVRKPLQDLSAAINPDNRNPIGVIEKGKQPIADMENLLYAPLQISKQRKEVSMVSHDAEDLYGEKTMMFSADDADIDVTHSQTVMITNDSDSPYQDGVMLPTCANIDFFMSMDRKKAEPCTLPTISSSSVRHFDLEFEKPLANFSKPSLPKDNSMLHKVGQSVSIQSKDVHCPDDSSQNDSKVTGPPEGWSPNHSGSRENLGDHFKNRLHGLTAGTIPNFTSTFSRSMFSLDGKVTRVSDLNDQLDASQNDVKSIPISVNKNSPGNANAFSASPESATMQKNNGSDSSQENCSLSCGLESAPCITAAVDGVDDTSSTKSRRLSLADLRFKIRRMSRLVDEPTERIAVDVCDATLSQPKSASDGISDKTHLTALQHNPETQTTDNADYTQPEQSAEEQQPCVTAPLKLNRRSLSSRLSMGNLLPKRPRRSCRSPGREHDYEVDTHQLSSGMRDNIVDEVLPNISSEEDTSMVNENPQSTNEDGSSLHGRHLQGTSEEVVWELSPGHPSDSQCEKTSPVDGKDMMAAEKRRRISSESNIETSPEKGKCIGTFPLTPAVMAKAKDVSKRSTSQLRSETTFESTLKQSLFESQLEGHMDYTNDFQKNVEDESITVSEFFQLLNIDFVIHNPRQSILPGKLASHLGHTPENLLKNRHIHHPKQMVYEAEHKNLAEKVERLKAQMKDQARLLHTVNQPLWEELKCFSEDELKIFGSKMKERIYFFRKRSKAQSHEMKEALYSNLLQANLEERQRLRGKTEEADGMLKSLDDCIQELETELAAVEENGSGDGKLTLKSGQLGLEKVRIEIAEKERQMCEMEMQKKCNVDQVKRLQVEIQDLNGHFSLLHRLNEWKLAERRAVYSFLYGSLLLEVVFDTGADQKVFSLSGEGRDERNILDINFKLELDEEKSECHARLVHTLVSDFISGQSHWVGKYLSSRCVPKLLHDVALVVSRLRLLGEEVRLLRTWGSLKFNISDIRCVGKRVHIVFSSLEAMAEFELSLAVTTAYPCSPLQLQDFKNHIGLTSVCRLEEIVSSVSPDKNYLTRIVKAIHAAVHS
- the LOC130374455 gene encoding kinetochore scaffold 1-like isoform X3, with the translated sequence MVSHDAEDLYGEKTMMFSADDADIDVTHSQTVMITNDSDSPYQDGVMLPTCANIDFFMSMDRKKAEPCTLPTISSSSVRHFDLEFEKPLANFSKPSLPKDNSMLHKVGQSVSIQSKDVHCPDDSSQNDSKVTGPPEGWSPNHSGSRENLGDHFKNRLHGLTAGTIPNFTSTFSRSMFSLDGKVTRVSDLNDQLDASQNDVKSIPISVNKNSPGNANAFSASPESATMQKNNGSDSSQENCSLSCGLESAPCITAAVDGVDDTSSTKSRRLSLADLRFKIRRMSRLVDEPTERIAVDVCDATLSQPKSASDGISDKTHLTALQHNPETQTTDNADYTQPEQSAEEQQPCVTAPLKLNRRSLSSRLSMGNLLPKRPRRSCRSPGREHDYEVDTHQLSSGMRDNIVDEVLPNISSEEDTSMVNENPQSTNEDGSSLHGRHLQGTSEEVVWELSPGHPSDSQCEKTSPVDGKDMMAAEKRRRISSESNIETSPEKGKCIGTFPLTPAVMAKAKDVSKRSTSQLRSETTFESTLKQSLFESQLEGHMDYTNDFQKNVEDESITVSEFFQLLNIDFVIHNPRQSILPGKLASHLGHTPENLLKNRHIHHPKQMVYEAEHKNLAEKVERLKAQMKDQARLLHTVNQPLWEELKCFSEDELKIFGSKMKERIYFFRKRSKAQSHEMKEALYSNLLQANLEERQRLRGKTEEADGMLKSLDDCIQELETELAAVEENGSGDGKLTLKSGQLGLEKVRIEIAEKERQMCEMEMQKKCNVDQVKRLQVEIQDLNGHFSLLHRLNEWKLAERRAVYSFLYGSLLLEVVFDTGADQKVFSLSGEGRDERNILDINFKLELDEEKSECHARLVHTLVSDFISGQSHWVGKYLSSRCVPKLLHDVALVVSRLRLLGEEVRLLRTWGSLKFNISDIRCVGKRVHIVFSSLEAMAEFELSLAVTTAYPCSPLQLQDFKNHIGLTSVCRLEEIVSSVSPDKNYLTRIVKAIHAAVHS
- the LOC130374455 gene encoding kinetochore scaffold 1-like isoform X2; its protein translation is MENLLYAPLQISKQRKEVSMVSHDAEDLYGEKTMMFSADDADIDVTHSQTVMITNDSDSPYQDGVMLPTCANIDFFMSMDRKKAEPCTLPTISSSSVRHFDLEFEKPLANFSKPSLPKDNSMLHKVGQSVSIQSKDVHCPDDSSQNDSKVTGPPEGWSPNHSGSRENLGDHFKNRLHGLTAGTIPNFTSTFSRSMFSLDGKVTRVSDLNDQLDASQNDVKSIPISVNKNSPGNANAFSASPESATMQKNNGSDSSQENCSLSCGLESAPCITAAVDGVDDTSSTKSRRLSLADLRFKIRRMSRLVDEPTERIAVDVCDATLSQPKSASDGISDKTHLTALQHNPETQTTDNADYTQPEQSAEEQQPCVTAPLKLNRRSLSSRLSMGNLLPKRPRRSCRSPGREHDYEVDTHQLSSGMRDNIVDEVLPNISSEEDTSMVNENPQSTNEDGSSLHGRHLQGTSEEVVWELSPGHPSDSQCEKTSPVDGKDMMAAEKRRRISSESNIETSPEKGKCIGTFPLTPAVMAKAKDVSKRSTSQLRSETTFESTLKQSLFESQLEGHMDYTNDFQKNVEDESITVSEFFQLLNIDFVIHNPRQSILPGKLASHLGHTPENLLKNRHIHHPKQMVYEAEHKNLAEKVERLKAQMKDQARLLHTVNQPLWEELKCFSEDELKIFGSKMKERIYFFRKRSKAQSHEMKEALYSNLLQANLEERQRLRGKTEEADGMLKSLDDCIQELETELAAVEENGSGDGKLTLKSGQLGLEKVRIEIAEKERQMCEMEMQKKCNVDQVKRLQVEIQDLNGHFSLLHRLNEWKLAERRAVYSFLYGSLLLEVVFDTGADQKVFSLSGEGRDERNILDINFKLELDEEKSECHARLVHTLVSDFISGQSHWVGKYLSSRCVPKLLHDVALVVSRLRLLGEEVRLLRTWGSLKFNISDIRCVGKRVHIVFSSLEAMAEFELSLAVTTAYPCSPLQLQDFKNHIGLTSVCRLEEIVSSVSPDKNYLTRIVKAIHAAVHS